Proteins encoded by one window of Candidatus Angelobacter sp.:
- a CDS encoding sialidase family protein, translating to MRVPTTLENLLLASAIAGLARSADAAGFLPPGYTVPIVDISGETNRQVVVDRESGQYLGHPGTVLLEDGRTLLTVYPKGHGRGALILKRSTDGGQTWSKRLPVPENWATSLETPTIHRVLDEHGRKRLIVWSGLYPARLTVSENDGNTWTPLRPVGDWGGIVVMGSVEALRDRAGHYLALFHDDGRFFTKTPNTAKPVVMTLYQTESFDGGLTWDRPHAIFASSEIHLCEPGLIRSPDGGQLAVLLRENLRRRNSHVIFSNDEGRSWSAPRELPAALTGDRHVGKYAPDGRLFVSFRDTTRVSATKGDWVGWVGSYEDIVAGREGQYRVRIMHNTKDADCAYPGVEVLPDGAFVTTTYGHWTKGQPPYIVSVRFKLAELDAKLKPPTSEP from the coding sequence ATGAGGGTCCCCACCACTCTCGAAAATCTCCTGCTCGCATCGGCAATTGCGGGACTCGCGCGGTCCGCCGACGCCGCGGGATTTTTGCCGCCCGGCTACACAGTTCCAATTGTCGATATTTCCGGTGAAACCAACCGGCAGGTGGTTGTGGATCGCGAGTCCGGCCAATACCTCGGGCATCCCGGCACCGTGCTGCTTGAAGATGGCCGGACCCTCCTGACGGTTTATCCCAAAGGACACGGGCGTGGCGCGCTGATTCTGAAACGGAGCACGGACGGGGGACAAACGTGGTCGAAGCGACTGCCGGTCCCGGAAAACTGGGCGACTTCGCTTGAAACGCCGACCATCCATCGCGTCTTGGATGAGCACGGAAGGAAAAGGCTCATTGTTTGGTCCGGTCTTTACCCCGCACGCCTTACAGTCTCCGAGAACGACGGCAATACCTGGACACCGTTGAGGCCGGTCGGCGATTGGGGCGGCATTGTCGTGATGGGCAGCGTCGAAGCATTGCGTGACCGGGCGGGGCATTATCTGGCGCTTTTCCACGATGATGGCCGGTTCTTTACCAAAACTCCGAACACCGCCAAGCCGGTCGTGATGACGCTTTACCAGACCGAATCCTTCGATGGAGGTCTGACCTGGGATCGTCCTCACGCGATCTTCGCGTCGAGTGAGATTCACCTCTGCGAACCCGGTCTGATCCGTTCGCCGGACGGCGGGCAACTCGCGGTGCTGCTCCGCGAAAACCTCCGGCGACGGAATTCACACGTGATTTTCTCAAACGATGAGGGTCGCAGTTGGAGCGCGCCACGAGAGTTGCCAGCGGCGCTAACGGGCGACCGCCACGTGGGCAAATACGCGCCCGACGGTCGGCTGTTCGTTTCCTTCCGGGACACGACTCGTGTTTCGGCCACGAAAGGCGACTGGGTGGGATGGGTGGGCAGCTATGAGGACATCGTTGCGGGACGCGAAGGCCAGTATCGTGTCCGAATCATGCACAACACCAAAGACGCCGACTGCGCGTACCCGGGCGTCGAGGTGCTGCCCGATGGGGCGTTTGTGACAACGACGTACGGCCATTGGACAAAGGGCCAACCACCTTACATCGTCAGCGTCCGTTTCAAACTGGCCGAGCTGGATGCAAAGTTAAAACCCCCGACCAGTGAACCTTAA
- a CDS encoding dihydrodipicolinate synthase family protein: MKKPPWRGVFPAITTQMKNDGALDLEATARHAGILIESGVSGIIFLGSLGENQALTPDEKRRVIAAMVKAVNGRVQVLSGVAESSTAEASRYVRDCERLGLDGFMLMPAMLYKGDPRETITHFRTVAKATGLPIMIYNNPISYANDVTPEMFAELADQKNFVALKESSGDTRRITDLRNVVGDRYAIFTGVDDLVLESAILGIDGWVAGSGIAFPAENQHLWELTRRGEWDKAREIYQWFTPLLHLDVHTKFVQYIKLAVQECGLGAEWVRAPRLPLVGRERKQILKIIHAGMENRPELPKKK, translated from the coding sequence ATGAAGAAGCCACCCTGGCGGGGCGTTTTTCCCGCGATCACCACGCAGATGAAAAACGACGGCGCGCTCGACCTCGAGGCCACCGCGCGCCACGCCGGCATCCTGATTGAATCCGGCGTCAGTGGCATCATCTTTCTCGGCTCGCTTGGCGAAAATCAGGCGCTCACGCCGGATGAAAAACGCCGCGTGATCGCGGCGATGGTGAAGGCCGTGAACGGTCGCGTTCAGGTTTTGAGCGGTGTGGCCGAGAGCAGCACCGCTGAAGCGTCCCGGTACGTCCGCGACTGCGAACGGCTCGGACTCGACGGGTTTATGCTGATGCCGGCGATGCTTTACAAGGGCGACCCGCGCGAAACGATAACGCACTTCCGCACGGTGGCGAAGGCGACCGGTCTGCCCATCATGATTTACAACAACCCGATCAGCTACGCGAACGACGTCACGCCGGAGATGTTCGCCGAACTCGCCGATCAGAAAAACTTCGTCGCACTCAAGGAAAGTTCCGGCGACACACGCCGCATCACCGATTTGCGGAATGTCGTTGGCGACCGATACGCGATTTTCACCGGCGTGGACGACCTGGTGCTGGAGAGCGCGATCCTCGGGATTGACGGCTGGGTCGCGGGCAGCGGCATCGCCTTTCCCGCCGAGAACCAGCACCTCTGGGAACTCACGCGCCGGGGCGAGTGGGACAAGGCGCGCGAAATTTACCAATGGTTTACGCCGTTGCTGCACCTCGACGTTCACACGAAGTTTGTGCAATACATCAAACTGGCCGTGCAGGAATGCGGACTCGGCGCCGAATGGGTCCGCGCGCCACGCCTGCCGCTGGTGGGCAGGGAGCGGAAACAGATTTTGAAGATAATCCATGCCGGCATGGAAAACCGACCGGAGTTGCCGAAGAAGAAATGA
- a CDS encoding prolyl oligopeptidase family serine peptidase: IWWNEQWMGWPVDESYARNSNVTDAPKLQGKLLLMVGEMDRNVDPASTMQVANALIKADKDFDLLVVPGAGHGVAGTSYGWRRLEDFFVRNLLGREPRGESNLVATTPDPR; encoded by the coding sequence AAATCTGGTGGAACGAGCAATGGATGGGCTGGCCGGTGGACGAAAGTTACGCGCGCAATTCCAACGTCACCGACGCGCCCAAACTCCAGGGCAAACTGCTGTTGATGGTGGGCGAAATGGACCGGAACGTGGATCCGGCGAGCACGATGCAGGTCGCCAACGCCCTGATCAAGGCGGACAAGGATTTTGACCTGCTGGTCGTGCCCGGCGCGGGACACGGCGTTGCCGGCACATCGTACGGCTGGCGCCGTTTGGAGGATTTTTTTGTGCGGAACCTGCTGGGAAGAGAACCGCGCGGGGAGTCGAATCTTGTCGCGACCACTCCGGACCCGCGGTAA